Genomic window (Syntrophorhabdales bacterium):
TTTCATAGCGTGCAGCACTTATCCCAACTGCAAGTTCACAAAATCCATGTCCCTCGGATTTCAGTGCCCGCTCGAGGGCTGTACCGGAGAACTGGTGGAGCGGGTCTCGAAGAAGAAGAGGAAATTTTACGGCTGCAGCAGATACCCCGAATGCACGTTTACGACCAGCTCGACGCCAAAGGCGGGCGAATGTCCCAGTTGCGGGGCGCCGGTCGTCTTCGGCTCCCGGGGAAGCACGTTCTGTCTTCGGAAGGACTGCGGTTGGAAGTCACGGTCGTAGGCGCCGGCCTTGCAGGCACGGAGGCTGCGTACCAGCTGGTAACCCGAGGCATCGATGTAGTGCTCTACGAAATGCGGCCGCGGCGCAGTACACCGGCCCACAAGACAGGCGACTTTGCCGAGCTCGTCTGCAGTAATTCCCTCAAATCCAAAGAACTGACCA
Coding sequences:
- a CDS encoding FAD-dependent oxidoreductase gives rise to the protein MEVTVVGAGLAGTEAAYQLVTRGIDVVLYEMRPRRSTPAHKTGDFAELVCSNSLKSKELT